One window of the Gemmatimonas sp. UBA7669 genome contains the following:
- a CDS encoding glutamine amidotransferase produces the protein MPSWFDSIATWLFKYSPRAFARGEFVTAPVVPVLALMVVGALLLLLVLVLHARLRTLRPADRVVLAVVRSAVVLLVLACLFRPGLVIASAVPQRNVLAVVYDDTRSMRIRDSEGAAGADSTRLGAVRATFSDSGALLRTLSERFAVRRFGFAGAAAPVRGVSEVDGRGTRSDLAQALTDVREDLNGMPLAGIVLVSDGADNGSGALDDALLALRAQRVPVYTVGVGRERFERDVAVERVQAPRRSLAGATILVEADVRLRGTDKNDVTLTVEADGRVVATETLRAPARGDLVTTRVRIPPLAAGVHRLAVRARPLSGEIVTENNEWQTSLEVRSGPDRVLYLEGEPRPEFAFLRRAVSADSAVEVVGLMRSAERKFLRLGVRDSLELMSGFPATREELFRYRALVLGSVEAGFFTVEQLRMLADFVSVRGGSLLVLGGRASLSEGGFAGTPVADVLPLTLTRAEPNAEGPAITVRVRPTRSGDVHPALQLGPSIDASRQRWDSMPALTMVNQLGAVRAGATVLLAGRTDDGRSDVPVLAWQRYGRGMSAVFGVQDSWLWKMDSSVEVDDRTHETFWRQVLRWLVDDVPSPFEITATPARVAPGEPIMLRAQVNTPLFAEVNDATVNATVTGPDGRSETLPLEWALRDDGSYTARFTPRDTGRYTIDAEAGRGRDSLQYATTSLLVDDRGADVAQAELRTALLQRIAEETGGRYYPLSDAARVADDAVYTNAGVTVREARDLWDMPAVFLTLALLLGFEWGYRRWRGLA, from the coding sequence GTGCCCTCCTGGTTCGACAGCATCGCCACCTGGTTGTTCAAGTATTCCCCGCGCGCCTTCGCCCGCGGAGAGTTCGTGACGGCACCGGTTGTTCCGGTGCTGGCTTTGATGGTGGTCGGTGCCCTGCTGCTGCTGCTGGTGCTGGTGTTGCACGCACGCCTGCGCACGCTGCGCCCGGCCGACCGCGTGGTGTTGGCCGTGGTGCGCAGCGCCGTGGTGTTGCTGGTGTTGGCCTGTCTCTTTCGCCCCGGGCTCGTCATTGCGTCCGCGGTGCCGCAGCGCAACGTGCTCGCGGTGGTCTACGACGACACGCGCAGCATGCGTATTCGAGACAGCGAGGGCGCCGCGGGCGCTGACAGCACACGCCTTGGCGCGGTGCGGGCCACGTTCAGCGACAGCGGCGCCCTGCTGCGCACACTCTCCGAGCGCTTTGCCGTGCGGCGTTTCGGCTTTGCCGGTGCGGCCGCGCCCGTGCGTGGTGTGAGCGAAGTGGACGGACGCGGCACACGCTCCGATCTCGCGCAGGCACTCACCGATGTGCGTGAAGATCTGAACGGCATGCCGCTCGCGGGTATCGTGCTCGTGTCCGATGGCGCCGACAATGGCAGTGGCGCACTCGACGACGCCCTGCTCGCGCTTCGCGCGCAGCGTGTGCCGGTGTACACCGTCGGCGTTGGCCGCGAGCGCTTTGAGCGCGACGTGGCGGTGGAACGCGTGCAGGCGCCGCGCCGCTCACTGGCCGGCGCCACCATTCTCGTCGAAGCCGATGTGCGATTGCGTGGCACGGACAAGAACGATGTCACGCTCACCGTGGAAGCCGACGGCCGCGTGGTGGCCACCGAAACACTGCGTGCCCCTGCACGCGGTGACCTGGTCACGACGCGTGTGCGCATTCCGCCGCTCGCGGCCGGCGTGCATCGGCTCGCAGTGCGCGCGCGTCCCTTGTCCGGCGAAATCGTCACTGAAAACAACGAGTGGCAGACCAGCCTTGAAGTACGCAGCGGTCCCGATCGTGTGCTCTACCTCGAGGGAGAACCACGCCCCGAGTTTGCTTTCCTGCGTCGCGCCGTCTCGGCCGACAGCGCAGTCGAAGTGGTGGGGCTCATGCGCAGCGCCGAGCGCAAGTTTCTCCGGCTTGGTGTGCGCGACAGTCTCGAGTTGATGTCGGGCTTCCCGGCTACCCGTGAAGAACTCTTCCGCTACCGCGCTCTCGTGCTCGGCAGCGTGGAAGCGGGGTTCTTCACCGTCGAGCAATTGCGCATGCTGGCCGACTTTGTCAGCGTGCGCGGTGGCAGTCTGCTGGTGCTCGGTGGTCGCGCTTCGTTGTCGGAGGGCGGATTTGCCGGCACACCCGTTGCCGATGTGTTGCCGCTCACGCTCACACGCGCCGAGCCCAACGCAGAAGGACCGGCCATCACCGTACGCGTGCGCCCCACGCGCAGCGGCGATGTGCATCCCGCGCTGCAGCTAGGCCCAAGTATTGACGCGTCACGCCAGCGTTGGGACTCGATGCCGGCGCTTACCATGGTCAATCAGCTCGGCGCGGTGCGTGCCGGTGCCACGGTGCTGCTGGCCGGCCGCACGGATGATGGACGCAGCGACGTGCCCGTTCTTGCCTGGCAGCGCTACGGCCGTGGCATGAGCGCGGTGTTTGGCGTGCAGGACTCGTGGCTCTGGAAGATGGACAGCAGTGTGGAGGTGGACGACCGTACGCACGAAACCTTCTGGCGACAGGTGCTGCGCTGGCTGGTGGATGATGTGCCATCACCGTTTGAAATCACCGCTACCCCGGCTCGCGTGGCGCCTGGCGAGCCCATCATGCTGCGCGCGCAGGTCAACACGCCGCTCTTTGCTGAAGTCAACGACGCCACCGTGAACGCCACGGTCACCGGCCCAGACGGACGCAGCGAAACACTGCCGCTGGAGTGGGCGCTGCGCGACGATGGCAGCTATACAGCGCGCTTCACACCGCGCGATACGGGCCGCTACACCATCGACGCGGAGGCGGGACGTGGCCGCGATTCGCTGCAGTATGCCACGACCTCGCTACTGGTGGATGACCGCGGCGCCGACGTGGCGCAGGCTGAACTCCGCACCGCGTTGCTGCAGCGCATCGCGGAGGAGACCGGCGGTCGCTACTACCCGCTGTCGGATGCCGCGCGCGTGGCCGACGACGCCGTGTACACCAACGCCGGTGTGACGGTGCGCGAAGCGCGCGATCTCTGGGATATGCCGGCCGTGTTTCTCACACTCGCACTGCTGTTGGGTTTCGAGTGGGGATATCGGCGGTGGAGGGGACTCGCATGA
- a CDS encoding Spy/CpxP family protein refolding chaperone codes for MRSQTARLAAAAGLLMLVSLDATAQSRRDTSRAPRTPDAGARARQGVQPGMAQGPARGMRSRTDGPGQGPTARGMRQGGNPAAQMLRLRQQLNLTDEQVQKLETLAKADAPRRNAADALRARADLMEAMQGDGNLSAARAALDKMSRLRNEQVVAGLKQRQEARAVLTADQRQIVDNARQRLRGVAMREGAMRQRAVRGQPFGGQQFRGQPGWAPRGPQVRGPQVRGRQVRGPQVRGPQGPQLGGPQFRGRMQAVPPVPPVDPAPPANLDVDNFPPMG; via the coding sequence ATGCGTTCCCAGACCGCGCGGCTTGCCGCCGCTGCCGGTCTCCTGATGCTGGTTTCGCTGGATGCTACGGCGCAGTCGCGCCGTGACACGTCACGTGCCCCCCGTACCCCGGATGCTGGCGCACGTGCCCGTCAGGGCGTACAGCCCGGCATGGCGCAGGGCCCAGCGCGCGGCATGCGTTCGCGCACGGATGGCCCCGGTCAGGGACCGACAGCGCGTGGCATGCGTCAGGGCGGAAATCCAGCGGCCCAGATGCTGCGCCTGCGGCAGCAACTCAATCTCACCGACGAGCAGGTGCAGAAGCTCGAGACGCTCGCCAAGGCTGATGCGCCGCGCCGCAACGCGGCCGACGCGCTACGGGCTCGCGCCGATCTCATGGAAGCCATGCAGGGCGACGGCAATTTGTCGGCGGCCCGTGCAGCGCTCGACAAGATGAGCCGACTGCGCAACGAGCAGGTGGTGGCCGGGCTCAAGCAGCGACAGGAGGCGCGCGCCGTGCTGACCGCCGATCAGCGTCAAATCGTGGACAACGCCCGCCAGCGGTTGCGCGGGGTAGCCATGCGTGAGGGCGCCATGCGTCAGCGCGCGGTGCGTGGCCAGCCGTTCGGTGGCCAGCAGTTCCGTGGCCAGCCGGGTTGGGCACCGCGCGGCCCACAGGTCCGCGGTCCGCAGGTTCGCGGCCGGCAGGTCCGCGGCCCACAGGTTCGCGGCCCACAGGGCCCGCAGCTCGGTGGTCCCCAGTTCCGCGGCCGCATGCAGGCTGTACCGCCCGTTCCACCGGTTGATCCGGCGCCGCCGGCCAACCTCGACGTCGACAACTTCCCGCCAATGGGCTGA
- a CDS encoding nucleotidyltransferase family protein, which yields MAGLLLAAGASMRLGQPKALLRAPSGAPLVAEMTERLLAGGCDEVLVVLGAQAESVLEALAPVQAVHPSRLHTLRHDKWADGMGSSIAAGIRALRETTGDGRVLYAAALLATCDMPAVTAAHVAALDRRWRGDLRQRVASRWQDDNGEEIIGVPAILPIGDWSTLAELRGDQGARALLRAPGTRRVDLPGGALDLDTPADVARWQADWPGAERGP from the coding sequence TTGGCGGGCCTGCTGCTGGCCGCCGGTGCCTCCATGCGGTTGGGGCAGCCCAAGGCCCTGCTGCGCGCGCCGTCCGGCGCCCCCCTCGTGGCGGAGATGACCGAGCGCCTATTGGCCGGTGGTTGTGATGAGGTACTGGTGGTGCTGGGGGCACAGGCCGAGTCGGTCCTGGAGGCCTTGGCGCCTGTTCAGGCCGTACACCCGTCGCGCCTGCATACGCTGCGACATGACAAGTGGGCCGACGGCATGGGGTCGTCGATCGCCGCTGGTATTCGCGCGCTCCGCGAGACGACGGGTGATGGCCGCGTGTTGTATGCGGCGGCACTGTTGGCCACTTGCGACATGCCGGCCGTGACTGCCGCGCACGTGGCGGCGCTGGATCGGCGGTGGCGCGGCGACCTGCGTCAGCGCGTGGCGTCCCGATGGCAGGACGACAATGGCGAAGAGATCATTGGTGTGCCCGCCATTCTGCCGATTGGCGACTGGTCGACGCTGGCGGAACTGCGCGGCGATCAGGGCGCACGGGCACTGCTGCGGGCGCCGGGCACTCGGCGCGTGGACCTGCCGGGCGGAGCGCTGGATCTCGACACGCCGGCTGATGTGGCGCGCTGGCAGGCGGACTGGCCAGGTGCTGAGCGAGGCCCCTGA
- a CDS encoding XdhC family protein, translating to MIGFVELARAAAAARQARPAVPLALATLVDVEGSSYRQPGARLLVDGEGRVLAGAVSGGCLEADVALRAAEVCATGRSVRLRYDLRADLQTIWGFGAACDGIAHLLLEPLPDWRWMVQAESVRARRQGGAVVTVLPTAEASEGEEAGGTWMLLDGAPDSGHWHLLHSPATAVDEDRVRALTQVAFRTASAVYEPLSDQQAVFIEPLVAPVALHLVGGGRGAETFARMASLLGWQVTILDHRPAMLEALSTERPVHRRLVAADETPEQVLLSLPHDGRSAVALLSHIFDVDGAWLTAALPLPLGYIGVLGSRSRAAQLLERIEPALEARGTPLTTKLRHKLHAPIGLDLGGESPASIALSAIAEIEAVMHARPAGFLRDRVSPIHGRSPTPQPRPSSHTPEN from the coding sequence GTGATCGGATTCGTCGAACTCGCCCGCGCCGCAGCCGCGGCCCGTCAAGCCCGCCCCGCCGTGCCCCTCGCGCTGGCCACGCTCGTGGACGTGGAAGGCTCGTCCTATCGTCAACCCGGTGCGCGCCTGCTGGTGGATGGCGAGGGACGGGTCTTGGCGGGAGCCGTGAGCGGTGGGTGCCTCGAGGCGGACGTGGCGCTGCGGGCCGCGGAGGTGTGCGCGACGGGGCGGAGTGTACGGCTGCGCTACGATCTGCGCGCCGACCTGCAGACGATCTGGGGTTTTGGGGCGGCCTGTGACGGCATTGCCCACCTGCTGCTCGAGCCCCTTCCCGACTGGCGCTGGATGGTGCAGGCCGAGTCGGTGCGTGCGCGTCGTCAGGGCGGTGCGGTGGTGACGGTCCTTCCCACAGCTGAGGCGAGCGAGGGCGAAGAGGCCGGGGGCACCTGGATGCTTTTGGACGGTGCGCCGGACAGCGGCCACTGGCACCTGCTGCATTCGCCGGCCACAGCGGTGGACGAGGACCGCGTGCGGGCGCTCACCCAGGTGGCCTTTCGGACCGCGTCGGCCGTTTACGAGCCCTTGAGTGATCAGCAGGCGGTGTTCATCGAGCCGCTGGTGGCCCCGGTTGCCCTGCATCTGGTTGGAGGCGGACGGGGCGCGGAGACCTTCGCGCGCATGGCGAGCCTGCTGGGGTGGCAGGTCACCATTCTGGATCACCGTCCGGCCATGCTGGAAGCCCTGTCCACCGAACGGCCGGTGCATCGGCGGCTGGTGGCCGCAGACGAGACGCCTGAGCAAGTTTTGCTTTCACTACCGCATGACGGGCGTTCTGCTGTTGCTCTACTGTCGCATATTTTCGACGTAGACGGTGCATGGTTGACGGCGGCTCTGCCCCTGCCACTCGGCTATATCGGGGTGCTGGGCAGCCGGAGCCGGGCCGCACAACTACTGGAGCGCATCGAACCGGCGCTCGAGGCCCGCGGCACGCCGCTCACGACCAAGCTGCGGCACAAGTTGCACGCCCCGATTGGCCTCGACCTGGGCGGTGAGTCGCCAGCGTCCATCGCCCTCTCGGCCATCGCCGAGATCGAGGCGGTCATGCACGCGCGACCAGCAGGATTTTTGCGGGATCGTGTGAGTCCCATTCATGGGCGCAGTCCCACGCCGCAGCCGCGGCCGTCCAGTCACACGCCCGAGAACTGA
- a CDS encoding TetR/AcrR family transcriptional regulator yields MIDDLRHRILFAAARVYAQHGWRGATTRRIADEAGVNEVTLFRHFGSKETLLDEMMQACATRFDRPALPLDPQHPQSELYDWMATQHAQLTEIRAIVRQMISEASERPMAGGCAAHGPAAAAGELREYIVRLRRTGAIPEQISPVEVSAATTMLMGALFADAMNRDLMPTMFPQAVDESLRAYVRIFLRGVGALPEPLSSAPRTVSSPSTLTTVSE; encoded by the coding sequence ATGATCGACGACCTGCGACACCGAATTCTCTTCGCCGCTGCCCGGGTGTACGCCCAGCACGGGTGGCGGGGGGCCACCACCAGACGCATTGCCGACGAGGCCGGCGTCAACGAGGTGACCCTCTTTCGACACTTCGGCTCCAAGGAGACCCTGCTCGACGAGATGATGCAGGCCTGTGCCACCCGGTTTGACCGGCCGGCTCTGCCTCTCGACCCGCAGCATCCGCAATCCGAACTCTACGACTGGATGGCCACCCAGCACGCCCAGTTGACTGAGATCCGCGCCATCGTGCGACAGATGATCAGCGAGGCCTCGGAACGTCCAATGGCCGGTGGATGTGCGGCGCATGGACCGGCCGCCGCCGCCGGCGAACTGCGCGAGTACATCGTGCGGCTCAGGCGCACCGGTGCCATTCCCGAACAGATCTCTCCGGTCGAGGTCTCGGCGGCCACCACCATGCTCATGGGTGCGCTGTTCGCCGACGCCATGAACCGCGATCTGATGCCCACGATGTTCCCGCAGGCCGTTGATGAAAGTTTGCGCGCCTACGTTCGCATCTTCTTGCGAGGCGTGGGCGCGTTGCCGGAACCGCTCTCCTCCGCACCGCGTACGGTTTCCAGTCCCTCGACCCTTACCACCGTTTCCGAATGA
- a CDS encoding TolC family protein encodes MMASLRGTLVAVLCATLLPHQLTAQSAPRPLSLAEALTLAGASSESVALAKAGADRARGQFGQARSALLPQVNTTLQWQKQLQNQFAALTERFGNQDGGNNGGGADTSAADNPITRIFASQYNFNFGLTATQPLYTGGRAMAGIRAARLARESAALGITSAEAQVQLNVTTAYYDAVLADRLAVIADSTFVQAERTLRQVQLTRDVGSTSEFELIRARVTRDNQRPSLLQARTQRELAFVRLRQLLDLPADLPLALTDSVVESPLPAAPATSAPVTTVNVDAASVLAPDPRVTGEVSRVVAKSDTTNAARTAVLQARKDVEIAQQNLRATRALRLPQLSATTNYQRLAYPQNILPSSLNDFLPNWTVGVGLSLPIFSGGSVTGQIQTAEAGLVEARQRLKLAQEGATLDARQATLQLAESEAAWQASIGTAEQAQRAYDIAEVRFREGISTQLELSETRVQLQQALANRARAARDLQVARTRLTLLPYLPLSTAAAPAAAPSNTGMSR; translated from the coding sequence ATGATGGCTTCTCTTCGCGGGACTCTCGTGGCCGTGCTGTGTGCCACGCTGCTCCCGCATCAGCTGACGGCGCAGTCGGCTCCTCGTCCGTTGTCTCTGGCCGAGGCTCTGACATTGGCCGGTGCATCCAGCGAAAGCGTGGCGCTGGCCAAGGCCGGCGCCGACCGCGCGCGCGGGCAGTTCGGCCAGGCGCGCTCGGCGCTCCTGCCGCAAGTCAACACCACCCTGCAGTGGCAAAAGCAGCTGCAGAACCAGTTTGCCGCCCTCACCGAGCGCTTCGGCAATCAGGACGGTGGCAACAATGGTGGCGGCGCCGACACCTCGGCCGCCGATAACCCCATCACGCGCATCTTCGCTTCGCAGTACAACTTCAACTTCGGCCTCACCGCCACGCAGCCGCTCTACACCGGTGGTCGCGCCATGGCTGGTATTCGGGCCGCGCGCCTCGCACGCGAGTCCGCTGCACTGGGCATCACGTCGGCCGAGGCGCAGGTGCAGCTCAACGTCACCACGGCGTACTACGACGCGGTGCTTGCTGACCGGCTCGCCGTCATTGCCGACTCCACTTTCGTGCAGGCCGAGCGCACGCTGCGTCAGGTGCAACTCACGCGCGATGTGGGATCGACGTCGGAGTTCGAGCTCATTCGCGCCCGTGTGACGCGTGACAATCAGCGTCCCTCGCTGCTGCAGGCGCGCACGCAGCGTGAACTGGCGTTTGTGCGACTGCGTCAGTTGCTCGACCTGCCGGCCGACCTGCCGCTCGCGCTCACCGACAGTGTGGTGGAATCGCCGCTGCCGGCTGCACCCGCCACGTCGGCGCCCGTCACCACGGTCAACGTGGACGCGGCCTCGGTGCTCGCGCCCGATCCGCGCGTGACGGGCGAAGTCTCACGTGTCGTGGCCAAGAGCGATACCACCAACGCCGCGCGCACCGCCGTGTTGCAGGCGCGCAAGGACGTGGAAATCGCGCAGCAGAATCTGCGCGCCACCCGCGCGCTGCGTCTGCCGCAGCTCTCGGCCACCACCAACTATCAGCGGTTGGCGTATCCGCAGAACATTCTGCCCAGCAGCCTCAACGACTTCCTGCCCAACTGGACGGTTGGCGTGGGTCTGTCGCTGCCCATCTTTTCGGGCGGCAGCGTGACCGGCCAAATCCAGACCGCAGAAGCGGGGCTCGTGGAGGCGCGTCAACGTCTCAAGCTGGCCCAGGAGGGCGCCACGCTCGACGCGCGACAGGCCACGCTGCAATTGGCCGAGTCGGAGGCGGCGTGGCAGGCCAGCATCGGCACCGCCGAGCAGGCGCAGCGCGCCTACGACATTGCCGAAGTGCGTTTCCGCGAAGGCATCTCCACACAGCTCGAACTGTCGGAAACGCGCGTGCAGCTCCAGCAGGCGCTCGCCAATCGTGCGCGCGCCGCACGTGATCTGCAGGTGGCACGCACGCGTCTCACCCTGTTGCCGTACCTCCCCCTCTCCACTGCTGCCGCGCCGGCCGCTGCTCCCTCGAACACCGGGATGTCCCGATGA
- a CDS encoding efflux RND transporter periplasmic adaptor subunit, translating into MKTMMRRTAPFVMLSLAAAACNKQAEAVPENTNSVQMIGPDNMAVARLDTLASGPAISGTLTADREARIRAEISGSVLQTMVEAGQRVSAGTVLARIDDAAVRDAAISAKSGVTQAQVAADQAARELQRSRTLAKAGAVAERDVEVAERANLSAQAALDDAKARLSAAEKNLRNTMVRAPFAGVVAERAVSPGDVVSPGAAMFTVIDPRSLRVEASLPAASLADVKVGAEVRFSVNGSDRQLSGRVTRINPMVDPQTRQVRILATVPNASESLVAGLFVEGRVAAQKREGVLVPEQAVDQTGIAPYVMRLKGGKVEKVEVQVGLRDVAAEQLEITTGLAGGDTVLLGAARGISAGASVAVSTPRDASPRDSSGTPKNVKN; encoded by the coding sequence ATGAAGACGATGATGCGCCGCACGGCGCCTTTTGTGATGCTCAGTCTTGCCGCCGCGGCCTGCAACAAGCAGGCGGAGGCCGTGCCGGAAAACACCAACAGTGTGCAGATGATCGGCCCCGACAACATGGCGGTGGCTCGTCTCGATACGCTGGCCAGCGGTCCAGCCATCAGTGGCACACTCACGGCTGATCGCGAGGCGCGTATCCGTGCCGAAATCAGCGGCTCGGTCCTGCAGACCATGGTCGAAGCCGGTCAGCGCGTGAGCGCCGGCACCGTGCTCGCGCGCATCGATGATGCCGCGGTGCGCGATGCCGCCATCTCCGCCAAGTCCGGTGTAACGCAGGCGCAGGTGGCCGCCGATCAGGCCGCGCGCGAATTGCAGCGCAGCCGCACGCTGGCCAAGGCCGGCGCGGTGGCGGAGCGCGATGTCGAAGTGGCGGAGCGCGCCAATCTCTCGGCGCAGGCTGCGCTTGACGACGCCAAGGCGCGCCTCTCGGCGGCGGAGAAGAACCTGCGCAACACCATGGTGCGCGCGCCGTTTGCCGGTGTGGTGGCCGAGCGGGCCGTGAGCCCTGGCGACGTGGTGTCGCCTGGTGCGGCCATGTTCACGGTCATCGATCCGCGCAGTCTGCGCGTGGAGGCCTCACTCCCGGCGGCGTCGCTGGCCGATGTGAAGGTCGGTGCCGAGGTGCGCTTCTCGGTCAACGGCTCCGATCGTCAGCTGAGCGGCCGCGTCACGCGCATCAACCCGATGGTGGATCCGCAGACGCGTCAGGTACGCATCCTGGCCACGGTGCCCAATGCGTCGGAATCACTGGTGGCCGGTTTGTTCGTGGAAGGCCGCGTGGCGGCGCAGAAGCGTGAGGGGGTGCTGGTGCCCGAGCAGGCCGTCGATCAGACGGGCATTGCGCCGTACGTCATGCGTCTCAAGGGCGGCAAGGTCGAGAAGGTGGAAGTGCAGGTCGGTTTGCGTGACGTAGCCGCTGAGCAACTCGAAATCACCACCGGCTTGGCTGGTGGCGATACGGTGCTGCTGGGCGCTGCGCGTGGTATCTCCGCCGGAGCATCCGTGGCCGTCTCCACGCCGCGTGATGCCAGCCCCCGCGATTCGTCGGGAACCCCGAAGAACGTGAAGAACTGA